In Scatophagus argus isolate fScaArg1 chromosome 5, fScaArg1.pri, whole genome shotgun sequence, a genomic segment contains:
- the cryba1a gene encoding crystallin, beta A1a yields the protein MALNNPNPLGPWKITVYDQENFQGKRLEFTSACQNIMECGVDNIRSLKVECGAWAGYEHSSFCGQQFVLERGEYPHWESWSGSNAYHIERMMSFRPICSANHKESKIVLFEKENFMGRQWEINDDYPSLQAMGWGNNEIGSMQVQSGSWVCYQFPGYRGYQYIMECDRHGGEYKHYREWGSHAQSFQVQSLRRIQQ from the exons ATGGCTCTGAATAATCCCAACCCACTGGGACCATGGAAG ATCACAGTTTACGACCAGGAGAACTTCCAGGGGAAGCGTTTGGAGTTTACCTCAGCCTGCCAGAACATCATGGAGTGTGGCGTTGACAACATCCGCTCCCTGAAGGTGGAGTGTGGAGC CTGGGCAGGATATGAGCACTCCAGCTTCTGTGGACAGCAGTTTGTGTTGGAGAGAGGAGAGTATCCTCACTGGGAGTCATGGAGCGGCAGCAACGCCTACCACATTGAGAGGATGATGTCCTTCCGCCccatctgctctgct AACCACAAGGAGTCCAAGATTGTGCTGTTTGAGAAGGAGAACTTCATGGGACGTCAGTGGGAGATAAATGATGACTACCCCTCTCTGCAGGCCATGGGCTGGGGCAACAATGAGATTGGATCCATGCAAGTTCAGAGTGGCTC ctgggtGTGCTACCAGTTTCCAGGTTACCGTGGTTACCAGTACATCATGGAGTGTGATCGACATGGCGGCGAGTACAAACATTACAGAGAGTGGGGCTCCCATGCTCAGTCCTTCCAGGTGCAGTCGCTGCGTCGAATCCAACAATGA
- the crybb1l3 gene encoding crystallin, beta B1, like 3 → MSHSGAQGSIGSHSAMGLRNHKIYLYEYENFQGRRMDLFGECRNLCEKGFERIGSIRVECGPWVGYEQQNMTGEMFMLEKGEYPRWDTWSNSYRCDRIMSVRPVRMDPQDHKICLYECPNFEGRKMEVCDEDIPSLWSYGFQDRVASIQVTGGTWVGYQYPGYRGYQYVFEMGPYKHWNDWGAHHPQVQSIRRVRDMQTHRRGCFEMTA, encoded by the exons ATGTCTCACTCAGGTGCTCAGGGCAGTATTGGCAGCCACTCTGCTATGGGGCTGCGCAATCACAAG atataCCTCTATGAGTACGAGAACTTCCAAGGCCGTAGGATGGACCTGTTCGGAGAGTGCCGTAACCTGTGTGAGAAGGGTTTTGAGAGAATTGGCTCCATCAGGGTGGAGTGCGGCCC CTGGGTGGGTTATGAGCAGCAGAACATGACTGGTGAGATGTTCATGCTGGAGAAGGGAGAGTATCCCCGTTGGGACACCTGGTCCAACAGCTACAGGTGTGACCGCATCATGTCAGTGAGGCCTGTCCGCATG GATCCCCAGGACCACAAGATTTGTCTGTATGAATGTCCAAACTTTGAGGGTCGTAAGATGGAGGTGTGTGATGAGGACATTCCAAGCCTGTGGTCATACGGCTTCCAGGACCGCGTTGCCAGCATACAGGTCACCGGTGGAAC CTGGGTGGGCTACCAGTACCCTGGCTACCGTGGCTACCAGTATGTGTTTGAAATGGGCCCTTACAAGCACTGGAATGACTGGGGAGCCCACCACCCCCAGGTCCAGTCCATCCGCAGGGTGAGAGACATGCAGACGCACCGCAGGGGCTGCTTTGAGATGACCGCATAG